Sequence from the Mesotoga infera genome:
CAAACTGCCAGAATTCCGCCAGAAATGGCGGCGATTGGGTATGAAATGATCTTTCGGGCGTCGGGACCCAGAAGTTTTAATATTGCGTCCTTCCGTATAAATACAGTGATAGTTCCCGCTATGAAAAAGGCAGGTACAAGACAGAGAAGTACGTGTTCTCTTGCATATGAACCAAGCATTGTAAATCCACTGATTATTGCATCCTGTACATATTTACTCTCAAAAGGAAGAAGATAGAAAACAAAAAAACCAGTTGCTAACAACCCAAATTTCGTCACTTCTTTTTTCAAATCTTTCTCCATCTAAAAAATGCCTCCTATTCACTCATGCTGGTAGCCTGTGCATATATCTCCTCAACACTTTCTTTTCCGGTTATTCTTTCGAGTATTGTCGCTATAAGTAGTATTCCTGGAATGTTTATCGCCAATCTGAGCAGAGCGAACCCTGCACCCAGTGATCCCACCTCGAACATGAACATTGGAATCTTAGTTGTTGACCATGCTCCAATAAAGATCAGCACGTTCGAAAACTTCACTCCTTTCTTCATGAAGACCGCCGCTATTGGGAAGGCTCCATACAGAGGCCCCGCTGCAGCCGCTCCAAGAAGAAAGGAAAGTACTATTCCCTTAATGCCTGAATTCTCTCCCAGATGTCTGATAATCTTTTCTCTTGGAATCCAGACATCGAGAAGGCCCAAGAGAATAAATATCGGAGGAATAACGGATAACATCTCTAGAAAACTCGATCCAGTAATGCTCAACGCGTTGCGCCCGACCTGATTGTCGACAGCAAATACAGCAGAAACGACCGCTGCCATTACTAACGGAAAGACATACCTTTGCGCCTTCATCCAAGTATCATTCCCATAAGACCGGCCACGATAAACGAGAATCCAAGTGCCATCACATTTCTCATGATTGACAGTCTACTTCCGAAATACTTCTTCTCCACTGGAAAAGTTGCAACTCCAACCATCATGAGAGTGGAGACGAAAAGAGCTATCTGAGTTGTCCCGGCTCCGTTACTGAGCAACATCGCCGCCGTGGGGAAAGCCACAAAACCGGGAATAAGGGTTATCGATCCCACAACTGATGCTATGAACAGACCCAAAATCCCGGAATTCTCTCCGAGCAACTGCGAGATTGTCTCAGGATTCAACAGAGCTATGAGTAGACCAACAAAAAGCATAATGGCTATAAGTTCAGGAAGGATTCGCTCAAATGATCTCCACGCTTTCTTGAGCGCCATAAGAGCCTTTTTTCGGCTTGCGATTAGAGAGAAGAGCAGAAGCAATCCAGTTATGAAATAGACTACAATGCTGTACAAACTCATCTACTCCAGTTCTTGTAATGACACATCAGTGATTGCCTTGGCA
This genomic interval carries:
- a CDS encoding permease; this encodes MSLYSIVVYFITGLLLLFSLIASRKKALMALKKAWRSFERILPELIAIMLFVGLLIALLNPETISQLLGENSGILGLFIASVVGSITLIPGFVAFPTAAMLLSNGAGTTQIALFVSTLMMVGVATFPVEKKYFGSRLSIMRNVMALGFSFIVAGLMGMILG
- a CDS encoding permease; translation: MKAQRYVFPLVMAAVVSAVFAVDNQVGRNALSITGSSFLEMLSVIPPIFILLGLLDVWIPREKIIRHLGENSGIKGIVLSFLLGAAAAGPLYGAFPIAAVFMKKGVKFSNVLIFIGAWSTTKIPMFMFEVGSLGAGFALLRLAINIPGILLIATILERITGKESVEEIYAQATSMSE